TCAATTTCCCGGGAGCGGCAAGGGGCGTTCAAACAGCGGAGGCACCCGTGGTATAGCGCGAAGCGGCTACGATCCCCGGCCGCACATCCTGTGCGTCCTGTGTGTTGGCAGGTCTCATGCTCAAGCTCATTGCCTCTTCATTTCCCGCGCTGTGCGGTCCGGCTCTGCGGCTGATGGCCCTGGGATCTGGCCTTGGAGTTGCCCTTGTCCTCGGGGGCTGCGCCGGTCTTCCCCCGCGCGCGCCCGAGCCGCCGACACTGTCGATTGCCGCAACTCCCGCCACGACGCTCGGCCGCGCCGCGGCGAGCCTGGACGCCGCGCAAGACGGGCTGTCCAGCGTCCGGCCGCTGGTCGAGGCCTCCTTTGCGCTGGATGCCCGCTTCGAGCTGATGCGGCGCGCGCAAGCCTCCCTCGACGTGCAGACCTACCAGCTCGGCAACGACAAGACGGGCCTGCTGCTGTTGCGCGAACTGCGCGATGCTGCGCGGCGGGGCGTGCGGGTGCGCTTGCTGCTGGACGACTTCTACACCGCCGGCATGGACCGCCTGCTGCTCGGCCTTGCCGCGGAACCCAATGCCGAGATCCGCCTGTTCAACCCCTTCGTGAACGCCCGCGACCACTCGGCCACGCGCTGGCTGGAATTCTTCGGCGATTTCCGCCGGCTCAACCACCGCATGCACAACAAGCTCTTCGTGGCCGATGGCGCCATGGCGATTGCCGGCGGGCGCAACCTGGCCGACGAGTATTTCCTGCGCAGCGAAGGCGACAACTTCATCGATTTCGAATTGATCATGGCCGGGCCCGTGGTTCCGGAAGCGGCACGCATCTTCGACACCTACTGGAACAGCGATGTGGTCTACCCGCTCCAGCGGATTGCCGGCGCCAGCGGCACCGCAGAAGCGCTGAAATCCGAATTCGAAGCCGCGACCTCACCGGCCCACGCGCCGCCGCCCGCCCCCCTCTCCGGCACGGACCTGCTGGGCGACCCACCCCTCGGCGCCCAGCTGGCCGACATCGGGCGGGTGAGATGGATGCGCGCCGACGCCCATGCCGCGGCCGACAGCCCGCACAAGGCACTCGGCACGCTCGCGTCACCAACTGAATCGCTCGCGGCGCGGTTCCACGAAATGACGGCGAGCGCGCGCTCGGACGTGGTGGTGATCTCGCCCTACTTCATTCCCGGCGAGGAAGGCATGGCGCGCATCCGTGAGGGACGGGCGCGCGGCGTGCGCATCAGCGTCATCACCAATTCGCTGGCGGACAGCGACGAGCCGCTGGTCAACATCAACTACAACCGCTATCGCGTCGACATGCTGAAGCTCGGCGTGAACCTGTACGAGGTCAGCACCGAGCAGCTCAAGCGCAACCGCCAGTTCCGGACGCTGCTCAAGAAAGCGCGCGGGCGCCTTCACGCCAAGCTCGCCTTGGTCGACCGGGAATGGGTGTTGCTCGGTTCCATGAACCTCGATCCCCGCTCGGCGCTGCTGAACACCGAGTTCGGCGTGCGCGTGCGCAGTTTCGAATTGAGCCAGGCGCTGCTGTACGCCTATCAGCTCGACGACATCGAGGGCGTGTACCGGGTGGTGCTCATGCCCGATGGCAAGAACGTGCAGTGGATCGGCACCGGCGACGTGGACAACGAGGTGCTCGACAGCGAGCCCGACTCCAGCCTGCTCACGCGCCTGCAGCTGTTGCTGTTCTCGTGGTTCGTGCCGACGGACCAGTTGTGATTGCGGCGCGCCATCGAGTTGCGCGAGCTTTCCGGTGCAGATTGTCCAGCGGCTTAATCTGGCAAGAGGTGTGAGGCCATTGCCTGCGCAACAACTACGGCGGCGCCCCGCGGCCTACACTCTCCCGCATGACCGCCACCGTTGTTTGCATCCACGTTGCTTTGGCTGCGCTGCTTCTCGCAGCGACCTCTGCCCGTGCTGCCGCAAAGAAGGTGCGTCGTCAGCTGACGCCCGCACATTCCTAAGCCCGGCGGTCCGCTCTCTCCCCTTTCAGCGCAACCATCCACCGCCGGGCACAAAATCTCGCGCGGTAGCGATCGCCGTCCCATCGGACGACGCTCGCATTTCGATGGAGTGCGTCAATGCATGCAACGATTCACGGCGAGCGCATGCTCACCGACCTTGACTTCGCCCGCCTGAGCAAATTGCTCGGGCGCGAGCCTCCCCCAAGCCTGGCCGACCTGTTGGCGATCGCCGAAGTGACAAGCTCGCGCGCAGTGCCATCCGACGTCGTGACGATGTACTCGCGGGTGGAACTCGTCGACCTACACACCGCGCGGCGTCAAACGCTCACGATCTGCTATCCGGCCGATGCCGAAGCCGCGGCTGGTTTTATTTCAGTGCTCTCTCCAGTTGGCAGCAGCCTGCTGGGCCTGAAGGTCGGGGAGGTCGCGAAATGGCTGACGCCGAATGGCGACAGCTGCGCTGCTGAAGTCGCGGCCATCCTCTTCCAGCCCGAGGCCGCTGGCGACTACCAGAGATAGACGGGGCAACTGCTCAGCGGAGTTGAGCAAACCCATTCCCCCGGTTCGCACTCGAGCCTCCTCTTCATTGCGCAGCTCCCTGGCTCCTGCTTGGCGCCGGAAGCGTGGCGCGCGCCATTTCGAAAGTAGTTCTGCCGTGACCCCACGTTCCATCCTTGCCGTCACCGATTTTTCCGCGCATGGCGACAACGCCCTCTCTCGTGCAGCACAGCTGTGCGCAGAGCACGGTGCGCCGCTCAAGCTCATCTACCTGGCATACCCTGGTGAGCCTCCGCCGCCCAATGCCGGATGCCGGCTCGCGCACCATGCGCTGCAGCTCGGTCAGCGTCATGGCATCCGCGTGCACTCGGTGAACCAGATCGCGTTCACCCTTGAGGACATCCTCCCGGCGGCCCGCTGCGCCGACCTCCTGGTCTGGGGCACCGCGCCGGCCGGAGGAATCCGGTCACTCTTTCGAGGTCAGCCGATGGAAGGCATGCTTCGGAAGTGCCCGCGGCCGGTTCTCGTCGTGCGGGAACCGGCCAACGGGCCTTATCGCAGCATGCTCGTGGCTGTCGACTTCTCTGAAGCATCGCGCGGCTTGATCGAGCTCGGATTTGCGCTCAGCAAGGACGCGCAAGTAGAGTTGTTCCACGCGATCAGCACGGCGAATGAGGGCAAGCTACGCTATGCAGAGGTTTCTGAACAGGCTATCAAGGCGTACCGCGAGGAGTGCCAAAGGTACGCACAAGACCGCATGTTCTGGCTGACAGACTCCTATGATGCGCGCCGCAATCGTGTGCTGTCCGCCATCAGGCACGGAAGCCCGGCCAGGCAGGTGGCTGTGCAGCAGCAGCGCAGCGGGGCCGATCTCATCGTTGTCGGCAAGCATCCTTCATCGGCGGCGGTGGACTTTCTTTTCGAAAGCGTTGCCAAGGGCGTGCTCCGCCATAGCACCAGCGATGTTCTGGTGGTGCCCCATGGCTATCGAGCCGTGTCGAGCACACGCGCAACCGATCGACTCGCGGCAGAATTCCGGCGTGGGCGTCGGGTGCGCGCTGGCGCACCGCAGGTGCCTGGTCGGCCATAGTCGTTGACGTTTAACTCCCGACGCAGCGCCGTGCTCGGAAGCGACGGCCTTGGCTGTGAAGGGCAACTCGCCAGTCAGATCGCAACCTGACTTAAACCAACCGGCCTCGATGGAAGCCGGGGCGATTCGGCCAGGCCTCATACCCATCTGCGTACCCTGCCTTTGTAAGCCTCGTACTCCGCCCCAAATAGAGACGCCAAAACGCGTTCTTCCGGAATGATCTGGAACCGCGTGATGTAGAGCACGTATACGACAACCCACAGGACAGCAAGCGGATTCGCCAGAAACACTGCCCACGCCAACAGGGTCAGCAAGAGCCCGACATACATGGGGTTGCGCGTATAGCGGTACACGCCTCGGATGACCAACGAGGACGCCAAGCTTGCCTTGATCGGGTTCACGGTGGTCCTGGCGCGCCGAAACGCAACCATTCCGGCGATGCCGATGCCTTGGCCGACGCACACCAGAACGACGGCGCAGAGCACGCGGGCCGGATAGGGAATCTGCACAAGGCCCGCGGCGGCTGGCGGCAGCCACATAAGAAGCCCCAGGACAAGCGCCACGATGGGGGGAGGAACCTTCAGTTCAAGCACACTCATATCACTCCATGATGAGGCCTGGCGTCCGGCATGACCCGCCACGCACACACCTGATCAGCGGCAAGTCTTGCGGATCGCGCCCTCGCCGGGATCGCCCTTCTGACGATGGCCCGCGGCAACCGGAGAAGGGAATCTCCATGCCCTCAAACCACCATCGATTGTTGGGCGAAGATACCCGCCATCGCGCCCTGGGATGACGCCTGGGTGACCGAGGGCAGGAGCGGCGTGGCGAGGTCGCCGGCGGCGTAGATGCCGGGCATGCTGGTTTGGCGGCGCTCGTCGACCTTGAGGACGATGCCGGTAGGCGTATCCACCGTGGCGAGGTTCAGGGATTCATGGACGCTTGCGGACGGCTTGTTGCGCGGATGGGCGAACAGGATATCGACTGCAATATTGCGGCGGGTAGCGAGATTGACGGTGGTGATGTGGCCCTTGTGATGGGCGATCTCGATGATCCGGCCATCGACGACAGGTATGTTGCGGCGCGCCAGATCGGCCTGGATGTCGGGCGGAATATCGTGACCATCGGCGAAGACAGTCAATTTGTCGGTCCAATGTAGGAACAGCCTGGCCTGATTGTGCGACTGCGGGCCGGACCAGACGAGGCCCCAATGCTGGCCGGCGACTTCAAAGCCGTCGCAATAGGGGCAGGGCACGATGGACGTGCCCCAGCTTTCGGCAAAGCCCGGAACATCAGGCATCTGGTCGGCGACGCCATAGCTCAGGATCAGGCGGCGCGCCCCAAGGCTTTCGCCATCGCCTGTGAGGACGGAGAAATGGTCGATGGCGCCGGAGACGCTGTCCGCCCGGGCACTGACCAGCTTGATCGCGGGATAACGCGCCAGCTGCTGCCGCGCCTCGGCCAGGATGTCCAGCGGTGGCTTGTGATCGTGGCCGAGCAGGCCATGCGAATGGCCGGCGAAGCGATTGCGCGGCAGGCCGGTATCGAGAACGGTGACCTTGCGGCGGGCACGGCCGAGCTGCAGAGCGGCGGCGAGGCCGGCAAAGCTGCCGCCGATGATGATGACGTCATTCATGATGATGGGCTCCGTGTTCTGGATGGAAGAGATGGGCTGGGCTTGGCGCGCAAATATCGTCCGGCGTTACGCGCCCGAGACGGGCAGCGGGGCCGGCCCGCGGTTGCGTCAGGAGAAGGAAGTCATGGGTCGATTGATTATTGGACTATGAGTCTATTAATGTGATACGCAAATAGTAAACTGTCAAGTCCAATTAATATTCCACAGTCCGCCATGCTTGATGGGCCACTGCTGTCGCTGCTCACGGCTCACGGCTCGCCCGCCGCGGCGTCGCTGGTGGTGCCCGTCACCCCTGCTGCGAGGTCGAGTCGATCGTCTGTTGCGTCATGGGGCTCCTCGGGTCGCCGTCAATTACTGGACTTCAAGTCCAATAATGCGCCTGAACTATAGTGGACTGTCAAATCCACTAAATATGCCGATGGCCCGTCCCCCAGCTCCCGTTCCCAAGCCCCCACGCGGCCGGCCACGCGATCCCGAGCGCGTGCGGCGCATCCTGGAAGCGGCGCAAAGGCACTTCAACGAGCATGGCCTGGAGCGTGCCAGCGTGGACGCCATCGCCGCGGACGCCGGTGTTGCCAAGATGACCGTGTACAGCAACTTCGGCTCCAAGGAGGGGCTGTTCCAGGCAGTCGTGCGCGGCAGGACGGCGACGGTGGTGGCTGACGTCCCGGGCGCCGGGGCGCTGGACCCCGACCAGCCGGAGAAGGCGCTGCTGGCGATCGGCGACCGGTTTCTCGCACTGGCGCGCGGGGACGACGCCCTGGGCGCGTTGCGCTCTGTCTACGGCGTCGCGGGGGCGCAGCCGGAAGTCTGCCGTGCGTTCTACAAGGAAGGCCCGGAGCGTGCGAAAAGCGAGCTGGCTGCATACCTGCGCCGCGCCCACTCGGCGGGCACGCTGAAGGTGCGGAACCCGCTTCAGGCCGCGGACCTGTTCCTGTCGATGTTCCTGGGCTCCGGGCACTTCCGTGGACTGCTGAAGCTCGAGTTGCCGGATTCGCGGGAAAACAGGGCTCTTCTGCGCGAGGCCGTACGGGTCTTCATGGCGGCCTACCGCGCGTAGGCTCCACAACGCAGCCTGAGGTCGCGAGCACGCGACGGGAAGCGAAGATCTCTGCATGTGCGCAGCTGACTTCGCAATGGCGGGCGGCCTGCTGATGCTCACGGTGCACGCCGGGCGTTCGGCGCAGCGGGCATCACGTCCGTCTGCGTGAAGACGAGGCCGCGCGGGCTCCGGGCGGCTCCAACGCGCCGCCTTGTTTTGATAGGGCTAGATGTGCAGCCGCCCGGCTGTGAATTACACCGGCGTTTCGCCGGCGGCCGCAGGGCTGGCTGCAAAGGGCTGGCGGAAAACATGGGCAGTGGTAGCTAACGCCGTCCTGCACGTCGCGGTGACAACCTGGCTCGCTCGGCACGTAGCCGAAGGAGCTGGCCTGGTTGGGCCTTCGGTCTCGGCGGACCCCGGTCCTCTTCAGAGACCAATGCAGTCAGGGATACGCATAAGTCTCCGCCGCGAGCTGCATCCGAAGGACGATGTGAGCTGGCCCCTTGAATGACAGGACACGGTCTATCGCTTATCTTTAAAGATAGGAGTAGGACTGTGAGTACGACTAGGAATACGGATACCGTCGAAGTGATCATGAGGGACCAGCGCCGCAGGCGCTGGTCCCTTGCAGAGAAGGCCGCACTGGTTCGCCGAAGCTACGAACCTGGCATGAGCGTGTCGCTCGTCGCACGTCAGGAAGGCGTTGCCGCCAGCCTGCTGTTCCAGTGGCGCAAGCTGGAGCGGCAAGGGGCGCTGACGGCTGTATCGGCGGACGAGGCTGTGGTGCCGGCTTCGGAACTGGCAGCCGCTCGTGCCGAGATCGCCAAGCTACAGCGCGTGCTTGGCAAGAAGACGCTGGAGAACGAGATCCTCAAGGAAGCTGTGGAGTACGCCGCCGAAAAAAAGTGGATTGCGCGCTCGCCCTTGCTGGACGGGGACGGCCAGTGAAGGCTGTCTGCCAGGCCTTGGGGTTGGCGCGCTCGAATGTTCATCGCCTGCAGGTTCGTTCCGAGGGGTGGATCGATGCCCGCACACGACGAACGGCGCCCTCAAGCGACGCCATGCTGCTCGATGAAATCAAGGCGCAAATCATCGAGTTGCCGACTTACGGCTACCGACGCGCCTGCGCATTGGTGAACCGGCATCGAGCCAACACCGGCGCTGCGCGCGTGAACGCCAAGCGCATCTACCGCGTGATGGCGGCTCATGCATTGCTGCTACCGAAGGCGCCGAGACGGCGCCAGTCCAGCCGGCCCCATGAGGGCAAGGTGGCCGTCGCGCACAGCGACATGCGCTGGTGCTCGGACGGCTTCGAGATCAAGTGTGATTCGGGGCAGACCGTGACCGCGACCTTCACCAAGGACTGCTGCGACCGCGAGATCCTGGCTTACCGGGCGTGGGAAGGTAAGGGGCTGCCGGGCGAGCCGGTGCGCGAGATGCTCATCGAGGCCGTGGAGAAGCGCTTCGGCGACATCGAGGGCGTCCCCGAGACTCACGCCTTGGAGTTCCTCTCGG
The Variovorax paradoxus genome window above contains:
- a CDS encoding phospholipase D family protein, whose product is MLKLIASSFPALCGPALRLMALGSGLGVALVLGGCAGLPPRAPEPPTLSIAATPATTLGRAAASLDAAQDGLSSVRPLVEASFALDARFELMRRAQASLDVQTYQLGNDKTGLLLLRELRDAARRGVRVRLLLDDFYTAGMDRLLLGLAAEPNAEIRLFNPFVNARDHSATRWLEFFGDFRRLNHRMHNKLFVADGAMAIAGGRNLADEYFLRSEGDNFIDFELIMAGPVVPEAARIFDTYWNSDVVYPLQRIAGASGTAEALKSEFEAATSPAHAPPPAPLSGTDLLGDPPLGAQLADIGRVRWMRADAHAAADSPHKALGTLASPTESLAARFHEMTASARSDVVVISPYFIPGEEGMARIREGRARGVRISVITNSLADSDEPLVNINYNRYRVDMLKLGVNLYEVSTEQLKRNRQFRTLLKKARGRLHAKLALVDREWVLLGSMNLDPRSALLNTEFGVRVRSFELSQALLYAYQLDDIEGVYRVVLMPDGKNVQWIGTGDVDNEVLDSEPDSSLLTRLQLLLFSWFVPTDQL
- a CDS encoding NAD(P)/FAD-dependent oxidoreductase; this encodes MNDVIIIGGSFAGLAAALQLGRARRKVTVLDTGLPRNRFAGHSHGLLGHDHKPPLDILAEARQQLARYPAIKLVSARADSVSGAIDHFSVLTGDGESLGARRLILSYGVADQMPDVPGFAESWGTSIVPCPYCDGFEVAGQHWGLVWSGPQSHNQARLFLHWTDKLTVFADGHDIPPDIQADLARRNIPVVDGRIIEIAHHKGHITTVNLATRRNIAVDILFAHPRNKPSASVHESLNLATVDTPTGIVLKVDERRQTSMPGIYAAGDLATPLLPSVTQASSQGAMAGIFAQQSMVV
- a CDS encoding TetR/AcrR family transcriptional regulator, with translation MRRILEAAQRHFNEHGLERASVDAIAADAGVAKMTVYSNFGSKEGLFQAVVRGRTATVVADVPGAGALDPDQPEKALLAIGDRFLALARGDDALGALRSVYGVAGAQPEVCRAFYKEGPERAKSELAAYLRRAHSAGTLKVRNPLQAADLFLSMFLGSGHFRGLLKLELPDSRENRALLREAVRVFMAAYRA
- a CDS encoding GreA/GreB family elongation factor; translated protein: MHATIHGERMLTDLDFARLSKLLGREPPPSLADLLAIAEVTSSRAVPSDVVTMYSRVELVDLHTARRQTLTICYPADAEAAAGFISVLSPVGSSLLGLKVGEVAKWLTPNGDSCAAEVAAILFQPEAAGDYQR
- a CDS encoding methyltransferase family protein, which gives rise to MSVLELKVPPPIVALVLGLLMWLPPAAAGLVQIPYPARVLCAVVLVCVGQGIGIAGMVAFRRARTTVNPIKASLASSLVIRGVYRYTRNPMYVGLLLTLLAWAVFLANPLAVLWVVVYVLYITRFQIIPEERVLASLFGAEYEAYKGRVRRWV
- a CDS encoding IS3 family transposase (programmed frameshift), which codes for MRDQRRRRWSLAEKAALVRRSYEPGMSVSLVARQEGVAASLLFQWRKLERQGALTAVSADEAVVPASELAAARAEIAKLQRVLGKKTLENEILKEAVEYGRRKKVDCALALAGRGRPVKAVCQALGLARSNVHRLQVRSEGWIDARTRRTAPSSDAMLLDEIKAQIIELPTYGYRRACALVNRHRANTGAARVNAKRIYRVMAAHALLLPKAPRRRQSSRPHEGKVAVAHSDMRWCSDGFEIKCDSGQTVTATFTKDCCDREILAYRAWEGKGLPGEPVREMLIEAVEKRFGDIEGVPETHALEFLSDNGGAYIAAETRQIARQLGLKPVNTPVCSPQSNGMAESFVNTFKRDYVSRMDLVDARTVMAQMAAAFEHFNEVHPHSALKMKSPREFRQHRAAHQRLAQIEQTLHCK
- a CDS encoding universal stress protein — protein: MTPRSILAVTDFSAHGDNALSRAAQLCAEHGAPLKLIYLAYPGEPPPPNAGCRLAHHALQLGQRHGIRVHSVNQIAFTLEDILPAARCADLLVWGTAPAGGIRSLFRGQPMEGMLRKCPRPVLVVREPANGPYRSMLVAVDFSEASRGLIELGFALSKDAQVELFHAISTANEGKLRYAEVSEQAIKAYREECQRYAQDRMFWLTDSYDARRNRVLSAIRHGSPARQVAVQQQRSGADLIVVGKHPSSAAVDFLFESVAKGVLRHSTSDVLVVPHGYRAVSSTRATDRLAAEFRRGRRVRAGAPQVPGRP